The proteins below come from a single Peromyscus eremicus chromosome 22, PerEre_H2_v1, whole genome shotgun sequence genomic window:
- the Ost4 gene encoding dolichyl-diphosphooligosaccharide--protein glycosyltransferase subunit 4, translated as MITDVQLAIFANMLGVSLFLLVVLYHYVAVNNPKKQE; from the coding sequence ATGATCACGGACGTGCAGCTTGCCATCTTCGCCAACATGCTGGGCGTGTCGCTTTTCTTGCTTGTGGTTCTCTATCACTACGTGGCAGTCAACAATCCCAAGAAGCAGGAATGA